ATCAGTTCGTCCACGGCAAGCTCGAAGGGCCGATGACGGACCGCAAGGACGAGGGCGCGTACCGGCGGGCGCTGTTGGAAGAGGCGCGATGATGCCGATAGAGACCCCGCACGGAGCCGCGCTATGAGTCAATCCAAGTACGCCTTCCAGGCCGGGCTGTTCATCCTCCTCGCGATCGCCGCGACGATCGCGATCATCGCGCGCATCGCCGACAGCCGGGGCGGGCTGGGCAGCTCGCGCACGTACATCGCCACCTTCGCGCCGGGGCAAGACATCTCGGGTTTGGCCATCGGCTCGGACGTGCGCCTGCTGGGCTACAAGGTCGGCCGAATCACCGACATCGCGCTCCAGGCGGATGGCACCATGGACGCACACATCCATGTCACCTTCGAGGTCCAGGACAACGTCCAGTTCCGCCAGCCCGACCCGTTCCTCCAGCACTTCGGCGAGTCCACCCTCCTGCCCGCGCCCGAGCGCATCCAGTTTGGCAGCGCCGAGCCCCGCATCGAGGCGCAGACCAGCTTCACCGGCGGGGCATGGCTCAACATCCTCAGCCTGGGCGAAGGGCTCGGCCTGCCCGACAAGGCGGAGATCCCCGCTCGCTCCGTCAACCTCAACGCGATGGTCGACGAGGTCCGCGCCGAGCTCACGACCACGCTCACCTCGGTCCGCAAAGAGGTCGCGGCGCTGAGCGGGGAGATCACCGACACCGCCGACGCCTTCGAGCAGACCGCCGCCGCGTTTGAAGACACCGCCAACGAGGCGACCGCGCTCATCCAGGACATCGAAAGCGAGATCGACCCCCGCGCTCGAGCAGTACAGCGCCTTGATGGCCGAGGCGACCGGCGTGATGCAAGAGGTCAACGCCGTGTTCGGCGACAGCGGCGAAGACATCCGCACCACCCTCGCGAATTTTAGCAGCATCACGACGACCTTCGACGATCGCCTGCCCGGCATGCTCGACGAGGTCGATACCGCGCTGGGCAGCATTAACTCCCTGACCGAAGACCTCGGGGGTTTTGTCGACCGGGCCGAGCAGAGCGTGGACGGCGTCGACGCGTTGCTGGCGGATGCGGGCGGGCTCACGCGCGAGCTGCGCGCGCGACGCTGGGCGACAACCGCGTCGAGATCGACCGGATGGTCACCAACGCCCGGCGGACGATCGCTGAGCTGCGCGGGCTGATGGAAGACCTGCGTGCCAACCCGTCGCGCCTGGTCTGGCCGCCGGATGAGCGCGACCTGGCGAACCTCGAGTTGTACGCCGTCGCGCGGCAGTACGCCAACGCGGCCGAGGACTTGCAGTCGGCCGTGCAGCAGCTCCGCGACGCGACCGTGACCGACCCGTCCGACGACCCGGCCAACGCCGAGCGTCTCGAACAGATGCGCGAGCATTTGATGGAGCAGTTCGAGTACTTTGATGAGTTGCAGCGCGAGTTGTGGGAGCGGTACGAGCGGTGAGAAAGCTGCATTCTCTTTGGTTCAGAAGTTTTTCGAGCGTAAAGCATGGTAGTTGTACTCAGGTCGTCAGATCGTAACGAAGCGATATGTATCCAAGGCAACTTGGATCAGCTAAAAGAACTGCACGATGTCATAGTCGCTTTTGCGAGTTCAAACAGTACAAACATCGACATCGCGACCCTGGCCGATCGCTCACCAGCACCCTACGACCAGTCGCTTGCCGGCATCAAGATCAGAAAGAACGAAGGGCTTATCCATTTTTCGGTCGATGATGAGATACTTGTGCTCTCGGGGAGTGTTGAAAGAATCATGCTCTTTGCAGAAAACCTGCCTTACGACATAGACCGCGACACCGAGCATTACCATTGTCATTTCGACCGTGTCGGACATGAGTCGGATTTCGCAGCCAACTCACTCGACACCGTTCTGATGATGAAGAACATTCCTTCGTAGGGTGCCACATAGCGAAGCTATGTGCAGTACTCAGCTTAAAGGGTTCGAGAGTTACACATAGCTGCGCCATGTGGCACCCGACATGTTTCAGATCCCCTCGCCCTCCAGCCCCGCCAACTCATCAAACCACGCCTGCCGCTGGGCCTCGTCGATCTCGGGGTCGGGCAGGAGCGACCGCCTTGTGCAGTTCACGAGTGCTTGCAGCGTCTGGTACCTCCGGGCGGTGCCGATGTCGGCGGGGAGCTGGTCGTGGACGGCGGCTTCGACATCGGCCATCGACATCGTGCCGCCGCTCAGGGTGCGTTTGGCTTTGAGTTGTGAGCGCAGCGCGGCGAAGGCGGCGGACGAGTAGCCGGTCGTGAGTTCCATCATCGCCGAGACGTGCTCGGCAGTAGGATCGATCTTCACGCCCTTGATGATCCACTCGGCGAACGCGCGGTGGTCCTCGCTGCCGGGCTCAACATCGAGTACTGGGATGATGAGGTCGCCGACGCGCCCGGGCCGGCGGATGTCGGGCGATAAGCGTTCGATCCGCGCGGTCATGAGCAGCCAGATGACTTTGCCGCGGAGCTTGGGGTCGCTCATCATCGCCTGGATTTTCCCCGTTAGACGACGCTCCGTCTCGTGCGCGTTCGCGCCGACGCCGCCGAACTGGGTGTCGGCCTCGTCGACGAACAGGATCACCTTGCCCAGGGCTTCCAAGACCCGGCGGAGCTTCTCGAACACGACATCGGTCTGCCCGAAGTACTGGCTGCGGATGTTTTTGAGCACGAGCACCGGGAGCCCGAGCGAGCCGGCGAGGGCCTCGAAGATAAACGTCTTGCCCGCGCCGATGGGCCCGGCGATCGCGGCCCCCGGGAGCGCCTCTTCGCCGGTCGCGCGGATGCGGGGGATCATCTCGTCGCGCAGGAAGTCTTTGAGCCGGGCATAGCCGATGACGTCGTCGAGCGTGTGCTCGGGCTTGGAGAACTCGACGGTGTCTTCGCCGAGTTGGCCGACGATGTAGCGTTCGACCTGTTCGATGACGCCCGGCGCGGTGACGGGGTCGCCGGCGTAGGCCGACTGGATGAGCAGTTGGCGCAGCGCGTGGATCGAGAGCCCGGCGGTGAGGTCGGCGAGCTTGTCGCGCAACAAGGTGGTGGCACAGGCATCTTGCCTGTGTGAATCTGCCAGCACCGGCCCACCCTTGCCCTGGCTTTCCTGATGCGCGCAGAACCAGTCGATGTAGTGCCGACGCTCTTCGCAGTCCGGCGACGCGACCTCGACCGACAGCACCTGCGGCAGCCCGGCGACGCGGGGGTGGACCGCGCTGCGCGACTCGGTCAGCATCAGGAGCGTGTCTTCGCCATCAATAAACGCCGGGTCGCTGAGCCAGTCCTGCAGGATCGCGACGCGGTGCCGGTCGGCCGAGCCGAGCTGGCTGACACCCGACCCCCCGCCGGTAGGCAGCAGCATGTCGGCCGCCTCGATGAGGATCATCAGCCGGATGTCCTTGCTGTCGGGCGCGTAGCGTCGTTGATGACGCGCGCACAGCGTGAGTTGTCGCAAGAGCTCGAGCGCGGCGGTGGGCCGGCCCGTCGCCTCGCCGATGCGCTGGTCGAAGGCCTGTTCGAGCTGCTTCTTCTGCTTGCCCGCGTCCGGGTCGGTCAGGGCCTTGAGCGTGAAGTGGTCGGGCGAGAGCCCGGTCTTCCACTGGATCCACGCGTCGCGCAGCCGACGCCGGTCGTCCGGATCGACACAGCGGATCGGCCCGTTGAGCTCATACACCAGTAGGACGACACCGGGGATGTCGCACTGCTTGCACAGGTACGGCATGAGCGGGACATACTCCCCCGCGAGCGCGTCCTGCGCTGCGTTGCCGTTGTCTTGGGACTCGTCGAGTTTCGCGGCCTTGTCGCCGACGAAAAACAAGTCGTGCACCTCCCCCGCAACCATGACCGCGCGCGACTGCCCGCTGTTCACGATCCGCGCGATCCGGCTGAAGAAGTCGTACTTGGGGGGTGGGGTAGGCATAGGGGGGAAGACCTCACGCAAAGGCGCTAAGACGCAACGTTTTACTCGGCGGGCCGACGGTGTTCTACCGCAACATTGCCCCGTAACGGTACATCTCGAATCAGCGAGCGTGTCCAGACAAAACGCCGAAACAGTATGACAAGCAACACAAAGAGGAGTGGTGCCGCCGAACTATTGAAGGAATGAAGTACCCAGCCACGACCTAACTCGCTCCAGACCACGTCACAGAAAGGGTCGTTGTACGCAGTGTCGTATGCCATGTCTAAGAAAAGGAAAGACAGACACCCGGCCAGAACGAGCGCAACCCACCGCAACCAACCCCGATGCAAAGC
The sequence above is a segment of the Phycisphaeraceae bacterium D3-23 genome. Coding sequences within it:
- a CDS encoding ATP-binding protein encodes the protein MPTPPPKYDFFSRIARIVNSGQSRAVMVAGEVHDLFFVGDKAAKLDESQDNGNAAQDALAGEYVPLMPYLCKQCDIPGVVLLVYELNGPIRCVDPDDRRRLRDAWIQWKTGLSPDHFTLKALTDPDAGKQKKQLEQAFDQRIGEATGRPTAALELLRQLTLCARHQRRYAPDSKDIRLMILIEAADMLLPTGGGSGVSQLGSADRHRVAILQDWLSDPAFIDGEDTLLMLTESRSAVHPRVAGLPQVLSVEVASPDCEERRHYIDWFCAHQESQGKGGPVLADSHRQDACATTLLRDKLADLTAGLSIHALRQLLIQSAYAGDPVTAPGVIEQVERYIVGQLGEDTVEFSKPEHTLDDVIGYARLKDFLRDEMIPRIRATGEEALPGAAIAGPIGAGKTFIFEALAGSLGLPVLVLKNIRSQYFGQTDVVFEKLRRVLEALGKVILFVDEADTQFGGVGANAHETERRLTGKIQAMMSDPKLRGKVIWLLMTARIERLSPDIRRPGRVGDLIIPVLDVEPGSEDHRAFAEWIIKGVKIDPTAEHVSAMMELTTGYSSAAFAALRSQLKAKRTLSGGTMSMADVEAAVHDQLPADIGTARRYQTLQALVNCTRRSLLPDPEIDEAQRQAWFDELAGLEGEGI